In Acidobacteriota bacterium, one genomic interval encodes:
- the hrpB gene encoding ATP-dependent helicase HrpB: MQPLPIDPHLPDLVGCVHGHALTLVQAEPGSGKTTRVPPALAAALGGRVLVLEPRRLAARLAARRAASEAGEEVGGRVGYRVRFEGAESPATRVLYLTEGLFPRRLLDDPRLEDAACVVLDEFHERSLHADAAFALVRHLQATTRPDLRLVVMSATLGAEGLAGRFGGAAFRCGGTVHPVTVEHAGGPSDRPLPMRVAAAVAELAGRPDCPGHVLVFLPGIAEIRRAGEALKDVAERAGLRVTELWADLPPAEQAAVFAPSGRRKVILATNVAETSVTVEGVTGVVDSGLARIPGHAPWSGLPTLDVRPVSRASAVQRVGRAGRTAPGVVKRLYTLRDFEARREAEAPEVLRLDLSQLVLELHAVTRGLEAVPADLRDLPWPDPPPPERWDAAAGLLRDLGALDADGGLTAEGERMSTLPLHPRLSRVVAEGLRRACPAALGAAVLVNEGMVLRRGVPAADAADSDVSFQLERLRSAAAGRRGEADRHLDRARVERVREAVRRLAPALGWTERQGLGRPDPDALAACFLAGFPDRVASVRRREWGRQGMPDRIELQLCVGGGALLSPESVVRNEDWLIAVDAEDAPASSGGPASARVQTAVGISPELLVEAGGAWLRESEACAWNGETLQAEGRRTLCYGALVLESRPLRGEGPALEAVLRRALEQAWPKPFPDEGPLRTYAGRRAFLRSIGRDPGLPDLAGDDRGRLLDHLCAGRHAFRQIALRSLEEYLRDLLDPSASALLEQLAPRTVTVGAGRRVAVHYEDGPSPWAASRIQDFFGTVKPPRVGGGAVPLTLHLLAPNHRPVQVTADLDGFWDRAYPELRRRLSRRYPKHDWPEDPRSAAPPGRRG, encoded by the coding sequence ATGCAGCCCCTCCCCATCGACCCCCATCTTCCCGACCTCGTCGGGTGCGTGCACGGCCACGCCCTCACCCTGGTGCAGGCCGAGCCCGGCTCGGGGAAGACCACCCGCGTCCCGCCGGCCCTCGCCGCGGCGCTGGGCGGGCGGGTCCTGGTGCTGGAGCCCCGCCGCCTGGCCGCCCGGCTGGCGGCCCGTCGCGCGGCGTCCGAAGCCGGGGAGGAGGTGGGCGGCCGTGTCGGCTACCGGGTCCGGTTCGAGGGGGCGGAATCGCCCGCCACCCGGGTGCTTTACCTCACGGAGGGCCTCTTCCCGCGCCGGCTCCTCGACGACCCCCGGCTCGAGGACGCCGCCTGCGTCGTCCTGGACGAGTTCCACGAGCGAAGCCTCCACGCCGACGCCGCCTTCGCCCTCGTCCGGCACCTCCAGGCCACGACCCGGCCGGACCTGCGGCTGGTGGTCATGTCCGCGACCCTCGGGGCGGAGGGCCTCGCGGGCCGCTTCGGGGGGGCCGCCTTCCGTTGCGGGGGCACCGTTCACCCCGTGACGGTGGAACACGCCGGCGGACCCTCGGACCGGCCGCTGCCGATGCGGGTCGCCGCCGCCGTGGCGGAGCTGGCCGGGCGGCCGGACTGCCCGGGGCACGTGCTGGTCTTCCTGCCGGGCATCGCCGAGATCCGCCGGGCGGGGGAAGCCCTGAAGGACGTCGCGGAGCGGGCCGGGCTCCGGGTGACGGAACTCTGGGCCGACCTGCCGCCGGCGGAACAGGCCGCGGTCTTCGCCCCCTCCGGCCGGCGGAAGGTCATCCTGGCCACCAACGTCGCGGAAACCTCCGTCACCGTGGAGGGCGTGACGGGGGTCGTGGACTCCGGGCTGGCCCGGATCCCCGGCCATGCCCCGTGGAGCGGTCTCCCGACGCTGGACGTGAGGCCCGTCAGCCGGGCCTCCGCCGTCCAGCGGGTGGGCCGGGCGGGGCGGACCGCCCCCGGCGTGGTGAAACGGCTCTACACGTTGAGGGACTTCGAGGCCCGCCGGGAGGCCGAGGCGCCCGAAGTGCTCCGGCTGGACCTTTCCCAGCTTGTCCTGGAGCTTCATGCCGTCACGCGCGGCCTGGAAGCCGTGCCGGCGGACCTCCGGGACCTGCCCTGGCCCGACCCGCCGCCGCCCGAGCGCTGGGACGCGGCCGCCGGGCTCCTCCGGGACCTCGGCGCGCTGGATGCCGACGGGGGGTTGACGGCGGAGGGCGAGCGGATGTCCACCCTTCCCCTCCATCCCCGCCTGTCGCGGGTGGTGGCGGAGGGCCTGCGGCGGGCGTGCCCGGCCGCCCTCGGGGCGGCGGTGCTGGTGAACGAGGGGATGGTGCTCCGGCGCGGCGTCCCCGCCGCCGATGCCGCCGACTCCGACGTGTCCTTTCAGCTCGAACGGCTTCGGTCCGCGGCGGCGGGGCGGCGGGGCGAGGCGGACCGTCACCTGGACCGGGCGCGGGTCGAGCGCGTCCGGGAGGCCGTCCGGCGGCTGGCGCCCGCCCTGGGCTGGACCGAACGGCAGGGCCTGGGCCGGCCCGACCCGGACGCCCTGGCCGCCTGTTTCCTGGCGGGCTTCCCCGACCGGGTGGCGTCGGTGCGTCGCCGGGAGTGGGGCCGGCAGGGCATGCCCGACCGGATCGAGCTCCAGCTCTGCGTGGGCGGCGGGGCCCTTCTCTCGCCGGAAAGCGTGGTCCGGAACGAGGACTGGTTGATCGCCGTGGATGCCGAGGACGCCCCGGCCTCGTCCGGCGGCCCCGCGTCCGCCCGGGTCCAGACGGCGGTGGGGATCTCGCCGGAACTGCTGGTCGAGGCCGGGGGCGCGTGGCTCCGCGAGTCGGAGGCGTGCGCCTGGAACGGCGAAACCCTGCAGGCGGAGGGGCGGCGGACGCTGTGCTACGGCGCGCTGGTCCTCGAGAGCCGCCCGCTGCGGGGGGAGGGCCCCGCGCTGGAGGCGGTCCTCCGCCGGGCCCTGGAACAGGCCTGGCCGAAGCCGTTCCCCGACGAGGGGCCGCTGCGGACCTACGCCGGCCGCCGGGCCTTCCTGCGGTCCATCGGACGGGACCCCGGCCTCCCCGACCTGGCGGGGGACGACCGGGGCCGCCTGCTCGATCACCTCTGCGCGGGGAGGCACGCCTTCCGGCAGATCGCGTTGCGGTCGCTGGAGGAGTATCTCCGCGACCTGCTGGACCCGTCCGCGTCGGCCCTCCTGGAGCAGCTGGCGCCGCGGACGGTGACCGTCGGCGCCGGACGGCGGGTCGCGGTGCACTACGAGGACGGGCCGTCGCCCTGGGCCGCATCCCGGATCCAGGACTTCTTCGGGACCGTGAAACCGCCGCGGGTGGGCGGGGGCGCCGTCCCCCTCACGCTGCACCTGCTGGCGCCCAACCACCGGCCGGTCCAGGTGACGGCGGACCTGGACGGTTTCTGGGACCGGGCCTACCCCGAGCTGCGCCGCCGCCTCTCCCGCCGCTACCCGAAGCACGACTGGCCCGAGGACCCGCGTTCCGCGGCGCCGCCGGGGAGAAGGGGGTAG